The genomic DNA GCGTCAATGGCGAGGACAAGGTCTGGCCCCGCAGCGTCGAGGCACAGCTCCACAGCGGCAACGCCGGCGATTTCTGGAACATCGGCGAGATGGCGATGACCGTCGATCCCGCCCGCGCCAACGGACGGAACACCAGGAAAATGGCCGCGGCTGAGAAGCCCATCGGCGAGTGGAACCGCTATGTCATCTCGTGCATCGGCGACACAATCACGCTCAAGATCAACGGCCAACTCGTGAACGAGGCGACGGGCGTCGAACGCATCGCCGGGCCGATCGCGCTGCAGTCCGAGGGGACAGAGATCCACTTCCGCAACATCGCCGTGGTGCCGGTGCAGGCGAAGGAATAAGACGGGCTTCGCTCCATAGCACACGGAGCATCAGCAACCCGACGCGAACTCATTCAGGAAGTCGAGGAAGTCGAGCACATCGACGACGGTGTCGCCGTTGAAATCGGCGTTGCCCCACGACCCGCACGGCCCCCACTGCCCGACGCATGTGCCGAAGTCGTCGAGGAAATCCAGAAAGTCCATGACATCGGCGGTCGTATCGCCGTTGTAATCAGCGGGACACGGCGCCTGCGTGAAACCCCGGATCTCCCAGATGCTTGTCCGATCGGCAATGTAGAGACTGACGCCGCCGCTCGAGTCGGAGGACGGCCCGAAGGTGAGATCGCCCTCGTATGTGCTGATAAACCCGGTGCAGAAGGTCGTTGACGTGCCGAACTTCACGCTCACTCGCCTGATCCAGTTGGACTCTCGGATATAGACGGCATCGCCCCAGGGGTCCACGTCAAAGTTGACGATGCCGCCGGCGAGCTGGCCCGGCCCCACGAGCTGTGTGTACGAGTCCGTGAAGATATCGACATATCCCAGGGCTCGATCTGCCATCGTCGAGCCGTTGGTCGAGATGAAGCATCGCGCATTGACCTCATCGACCTCGAGCGAGGAAGGCCGGGCCGGAACTGTCGCGAACGCGGGGAGACTCGGGGAGTTCCCCGGGAGATTGAAGACCGTAAGGCGATCAAGAGAACCGGTGTGCCCGGATGAGACAATGAACTCGCCGTAGTACGGCGCGATGCCACAACCCCAGTATGGACTCGCCGCGCCGGGAACCGACGCAACCTCCGTAGGGAAGAGATTGATCGCGGTCGCGTCGTAGCTCCACAGTCGATTCGTAGCCAGATACACACGTCCGTCGATGAACTCCATGTCGGTCGATGGACTTGGCCCGGAGTCCGGAGGCGAACCGGTCGCCCCGAAGGAACGAAGCAGCTTGATCGCGCCGCCCACATCGACGCGATACAGCCGGTTGTTGTTGGAGTCGTCATAGAAGATCGCGCCGGTGCCCGGATCCATACAGATCGCGCTCGCGTTACCCGGTAAGCCCGACGCCCGCTGATGCACGGTGTAGCCCGGGGGAATCACCGTCGGGGCCGCCGCGACCTCGCCTGACGCCAGAGCCGTCGCAACGAGGACACAACCCGATAAACCAAGACTGCTCGATGCCCTGGAATCACGTTCGGTCAGCCGCATGGGATATCTCCTGAGGAACCCGTCACGGCGTGCGGCCCGAACAGACGAGCAAGTCGCGCCGCGTGACACCTCGGATTGCCACGAGAACCCCATACCTTGCAGGAGCAAGGACAACTTTTTGAATTGCACCCCCAATGGACCTCGAAGGTCCGAGAATCAGACTGTCGGGGTATGCGCTCTGTTCGCCACCCGTATCTCTGGCGCTGGCGCCGGCTCCGGCACGGGCTGTGTCCGCGGGGTGATGCCCTGCGTCGCAAGGTGCGTGTGCCAGGCCCGGGTGTGTACTTCCCAGAAATCGTCGAATGAATTCGCGAGGGAGTACCGCTGCACGGAAGCGTGTGCCGCGTGGGACATCCGCGTGCGGCGTTCATCGTCGGCGAGCAGGCCGACGATGCGCTCGACCCAATCGTTGGGGCGATCGACACTGAGCACGTGGCCGCTCACGCCCTCGACCACGACCTCCTTCGGGCCGCCCTGATCGGTGACAAAGACCGGAAGCCCCGATCCCTGCGACTCGAGCACGACCTGCCCGAGCGTGTCGGTCACGGAGGGGAAGACGAACATGTCGCTGGAGGCATAGATCGTCGAGAGTTCCTCGCCGCGCCTGAAGCCCAGGAACTTCACGGGCAGACCCTTGAGTTCCTGCTGCATCCGTTCGCGGTACGGACCATCGCCGACGATGATCAGCTCGGCGTTGATCCCCTGCTCGCGATTGCGTTGGCAGACCTGCTTCCAGATCTGCGTCATGAAGGGCATGTTCTTCTCGACGCTCACGCGCCCGACGAAGAGAACCTTGAGCGAGTCGGCATCGCATCCCAGCCGCTGCCAGATCGAACGGTCCTTGAACCGGACGTGGAACTGATCGGTCTCGAAGCCGGGCATGAGGGGCATGACCTTCGCACGATCCATCCCGAGCTTCACGAGCGATTCCACGTAGTCCTGCGAGCGCGTGAAGATCGCCCAGAACGGCTTATAGAACGCCCGCATGTACTTCTCGCACGCCTTGGTGAAGACGTGGTCATCGAACAAGCGATCGACATAGGCCGGGAAGTCGGTGTGATAGACACCGAGCACGGGGATGCGCAGCATCTTCGCGGCAATATAGCCGACCATACCGACCGGGCCGGGCGTCGAGATGTGGAGCACATCGGGCTGATGGCGGTCCAGATGACGCAGCATCCGCGTGATCGGCGGCAGGCAGATCTCGAGCTTGTCGTACTTGGGCATCTTGAACGCGACAGCCGGCTCGAAGTTGTAGACGTTCGGGTAGTCCGGGCACGTGAACCGTGTCGACGTGATCACCTGCAGGTCACGCCCCACGTTGTTCGCCTGGAGGGCGACGTTCTCGATGAAGCGGCAGACACCGTTGACATCGCCGAGCGTGTCCGTGAACAGACTGACGCGCATAGGACGCTCCAGGGGGCTCGCGCCGGAGCCCGGGGGGGCAATCTCGTGTGCGAAACGCTCGACGAAGTTCCGCTCCTTGTTCTGGTGGAAGAGCGAGTAGATGTAGGGCGCCTGGGCCGCCTGAAGAATGCCGTAAGAAAGCAGATGGTCTGCCAGCGCGTTGCGGTCTCGCTTCTTCACCGATCGGACCACCGACGACGAGAGCGCGTGCGAGACGGACGCGCTGAGCGTGTCCATGAACTCGGCCATGCGATCGTGGTCGCCGAGGGCCGCGCCCTCTCGCCACGCCTCGGGCCTGAGTTTCGCGCGAATCTCCGGGAACTGCTCGAGCGCGGGGCCGATGCTCTCACGCAGCGCGTTCACGATGGGCAGCGTCTTCTTCTTCCGCTTGAACAACTTCCGCTTCAGCACGTGCAGTGCGACGCGCGGCTTGCTCGGCGCCTCCGCCTCAATCCCCGCAAACCGCAGCAGCTTCGAAGCCAGAAGCCGGCCCGTCGGCGACGGCAGATCGTGCAGGTTCTTCGCGTAGTAGTTGGCTCCGACCGTCGTGAACTGATGCGCCAAAAGCGACGAGTGCCCCGCGATCCCACCCACCTCCGACTGGCCCGCCATCACACGCCGAAAGAACTCGGCTGGATCACGGATCGGCGCATTGTCCTCCGATCGAACCTCGGTCCACGAACGCCCGATGTTCAACAACCCGTGATCGTCGGAACCCGCAGTGCGCCCCTTCAGCCACGGACGAGACCACAGCGACTCCATCCCATGTCGCTGCTCGATCTCCTGCATCAGCGCAGGTGTCAGCGTCCGCAGGAACAACTCGATCGGGTCACGCAGCGTCGCCGAGTGCGCACCATTCAGCGTCTCGAAGGAGCGGAAAAGCAGCGACGCCCGCTCGACGTGCCATCGGCTGAGCCGCCCGTTCTGAACGTACAGCGGGTGCGCCAGCGAGTGGGCGATATTGTGTTCGCGAAGGAATCGAGAAAACGCGTACACGTCTTCCCGAAGCCCGTGCCCGTGCAACTGCTCGTTGATCTCGGGCGTGAGCCCCCACATCAGCACGTGCAGCTTGCAGCGATCCTCCGGGAAGTAGACCGTGAACTCCTGGCCGATGATGAAGTCCTGAAAGCCCCGCTCGTGCAGCTCCAGCGCGCCCTTGATCGTGTCGTGGTCCGTGATCGTCACAAGGTCCATCCCCCGGACCTTGGCCATGTCGTAGATCCGCTCCGGCTCGGAGTAGCACTCAGGGCAGTTGATGAGCCCCAGAGCCGCAAGTGCCGGACCGTCAGACGCGCGGGAATGCACGTGCGTGTCAATACGCACGACCCCGGCCCCCGTGCCCTGGCTCACTGGAGATTCACACGGCTCCGCCGGAAATCTGCCGCCAAACTCTGACACCATGCTGGCCCCTCTTTCCCAAGGGCTCGAACCGCCGAACCTTCCCCAGGTTCGGATGCCCGGGCACGTGCGTCTACTCCGACGACCCTGGGAATATCGATCGATGGTAGGAAGGGGCTGGAGATTCCACAGCCGTGACAGGGCGTTCGGGTGCGGGATTCGTGCAACCCTGACGAAATACTGGGTTTCCGCGAACAGTTCTGCACGCGGCGCTCGGGTGGCGACAGGTGTCGGAGCGTGGAAACCCGCTCAGTCACCGTGGCGTGTGGCGCAGCACTTTGACGCCATAGAACAGGGCGGCGATGAGGCAGAGAGCTGGAAAGACCGTGGCGATCGAACGTCCGCCGCGCGTCTTGAAAACACCCTCGGGGAACACCTCTTGGTCGATGAGCAGCGTGTACGGCAGAGCCAGAGCACCAGTCCCAAAAAGGATCAACAGCAGCCGCAGGCATCTCTTTCTTTCCTCGGAGCCACCCTCTTCGAGATACGCCTTGGAGAGGCCCTCAACATGAGCGAACAGGCCCATGCTCACAACGAAATAGCTGAACATGATGCCCCAGTGAACCCAGGGCGGCACGGTTCCGATCAGCTGCCGACATGCTTCGAACAGTGCGTCCACTGGAAGCTCCTCATCGTGAGCGTTGCCGATCAGTCGACAAGTGGGTTGATGGTGGCCAGCCCATCGAACCCGCCAACCGGAAGGGCTCTTGCAATGCTGCGGTTCGCTGCTCGCTCGATGTCGATTCGAGACGCTCGACGGTCACTCGTACGCGTTGATGCTCCGCAAGATCCAGCCGCTCCTCGGGCCTCAACACCCCACCCTCGTAAATAGCACGCACGATCTGGACCATCGGAGCCTCCTCATTGCCCTGCTCAAGATCATTCTACCAGATCTGCCCGCTCACTTATCATCCTTCTTCCGACCCCCGAGCAGCCCGTCCAGCGCCTTCCCCGCCTCGCCGCCGAGTTTGTCGCCGATCTGCCCCCCGACTTTGTCCTTCACATCTTCGAGCGCCTTGTCAACGACCTTCCCCGCCTCGCCCTTCACACGATTGGCCAGCTCCCCCGCGCCCGCCTGCAACAGCGACTGCGCCAGCACATCGCCATCGATCGCGATCCGCGGATTGTCGAACTCGCCCTTCAGCCCGATCGGCAGCGTGAACTGCGAAACCTTCGCCTGTCCAGCCCCCGCAATCGAGAGCGTCGTGTCGCGCAGCGTCACGCTCAGAGGCACATCGATGTTGCCCAGATCGGTCAGGTTCGCATTGATCGCAACATCCATCGTGCCGCCCGAGATCGGCGGCTGCCCCCCGATCGCGATCAACTGGCTCCCGATCAGATCCGCGCTCATCCCCTTGACCGCGAGGTTCACCGTCGTCTGCCCCGCGCCCGATGCGCTCGCCGCGCCGGCAGAGACATCCGCGTTCAGCGTGCCTCCCGAAGACGTCACCACCACCCGTGGCGCGCCCTGCACCAGCCACGGCTGTGTGGAGAGGTTCTCGCCGCGAATGTCGAGCGTCTGCCCCGCCAGCACCCCCCCACCAGCCCCACCACCGGCCCCACCTCCGGCCGCCTCAACCCGGACCCCCTTCGCCTCGAGTTCGCGCACGAGGAACGTCGGTGCGCCCTCGACGAGATGCGATGCGACGACGCGTGTGTATCCCTGCTCCTTGACCAAGCGGCGCAATCGCTCTTCAAGCGTCTCCGTCTTCTCTCCCGGTGCTCCCGAGCCGTCACGCTCCGGCCTGCGCTTGTTGATCTCTTCCAGCCAACGCCGCGCCTGGGCCAGCTTCTCCTTCCATTCCTTGGCCTGCTTGATGTAATCATCCAGCGACTTCTCACCCGGCTGCGTCTCGGGCTTGTCTTTCGAAGGGGGCCGGAAGACCACGCCAGGCACCTTCCGCGTCGCGCCCTGCATCGCATCGACAGCGACGATCTTGTCCATGCTGATCCGCTTGCGGAGCAGATCCTTGCCGGATACATCCCCCGACAGCGTCGCGGCCCGGAACAGATCCTTGCTCGGCTCGCTCGCGTCGCACACAGCAAGCCCCGTCAGCGTGATCTTCCCCGACTTTGCGTCGATATCGACGCTCGCGAGATCCACGGTCGCGCCGTTCGCCCGCTCCAGCCCCGCCCGCATGAACGAGGTCACGATCGGGCCTGAGAGATACTTGTACCCGATGAACCCGAGCGCAACAACCAGAGCCGCGAGAACGACCCCGCTCACCCTGATCGGCAGCCCGATCCTCTTCTTCAGCATGTCCGAGTAAGAGCCCTTGCCCTTGCCGCCGAAGAAGATCCACATGATGAACTTGTTGATGGGCTTGGTCGTGAACGCCTTGAACGCGTCCGAGCTCACCTCGTAGGTCGCAATGACCTTTCGGAACTTCTTCACGATGCCGGAAACGAACAGACCGAGCACGAGCCCGACTGCGAAGCCGAGCGCGATGCCGCCCGTCGTGGTGTAATACTCGAGCCCCAGCAGCGCAGAACCCGGCGCGTTGATCGCCGTGCGAAAGAACCCGCTTGTCGGGCCATCGAGCAGGACGCGCCCGACCTGGAACGTTACGGGCATGATCGCGAGCGAGAGCAGCTTCGCACCGCCCGCGACCATCGCCGCGAGCGCAAGGTTCGCGTTGATGATCACCAGCAGCAGCAGGAGCGAGACCAGCGTTCCCGCACCTGCGTTCAGCGATGGCACAAAGCCGATCATCGCGCCCAGCACACACGCCATCAGAATCTGGAAGGGAGTGGCCTTGCCACGCAGTACTTTGGCGACTGTCCGCACCATGCTTCCATCCTCCTGAACCGCGCCGCAGGCAGATCCCCTGCCGCACGCG from Phycisphaeraceae bacterium includes the following:
- a CDS encoding glycosyltransferase; protein product: MRIDTHVHSRASDGPALAALGLINCPECYSEPERIYDMAKVRGMDLVTITDHDTIKGALELHERGFQDFIIGQEFTVYFPEDRCKLHVLMWGLTPEINEQLHGHGLREDVYAFSRFLREHNIAHSLAHPLYVQNGRLSRWHVERASLLFRSFETLNGAHSATLRDPIELFLRTLTPALMQEIEQRHGMESLWSRPWLKGRTAGSDDHGLLNIGRSWTEVRSEDNAPIRDPAEFFRRVMAGQSEVGGIAGHSSLLAHQFTTVGANYYAKNLHDLPSPTGRLLASKLLRFAGIEAEAPSKPRVALHVLKRKLFKRKKKTLPIVNALRESIGPALEQFPEIRAKLRPEAWREGAALGDHDRMAEFMDTLSASVSHALSSSVVRSVKKRDRNALADHLLSYGILQAAQAPYIYSLFHQNKERNFVERFAHEIAPPGSGASPLERPMRVSLFTDTLGDVNGVCRFIENVALQANNVGRDLQVITSTRFTCPDYPNVYNFEPAVAFKMPKYDKLEICLPPITRMLRHLDRHQPDVLHISTPGPVGMVGYIAAKMLRIPVLGVYHTDFPAYVDRLFDDHVFTKACEKYMRAFYKPFWAIFTRSQDYVESLVKLGMDRAKVMPLMPGFETDQFHVRFKDRSIWQRLGCDADSLKVLFVGRVSVEKNMPFMTQIWKQVCQRNREQGINAELIIVGDGPYRERMQQELKGLPVKFLGFRRGEELSTIYASSDMFVFPSVTDTLGQVVLESQGSGLPVFVTDQGGPKEVVVEGVSGHVLSVDRPNDWVERIVGLLADDERRTRMSHAAHASVQRYSLANSFDDFWEVHTRAWHTHLATQGITPRTQPVPEPAPAPEIRVANRAHTPTV
- a CDS encoding antitoxin family protein, coding for MVQIVRAIYEGGVLRPEERLDLAEHQRVRVTVERLESTSSEQRTAALQEPFRLAGSMGWPPSTHLSTDRQRSR